In Serratia liquefaciens ATCC 27592, the genomic stretch CGCAAAGCGACATCACCCGGCAGGCGGTCGCCACGTTATCGAGCCGATCGCCCGGTAAACTGCAAAACGCCGCCACCACCGCAGAAAGTGCACAACCGGTACCGACCACCCGCGTCATCAGCACATCGCCGCCGGTGACTGCCCAGTCACGCTGGCCATCGGTGATGTAATCAACAACGCCGGTTACTGCCACTACCGCACCGCTGTTGCGCGCCAATTCGCGCGCCGCCGGCAATGCCGCCAGCGAGTCGTCTGCACTGTCTACGCCACGTCCGTTAGCCTGCAGACCACTCAGCGCCATGATTTCAGAAGCGTTACCGCGGATCGCCGCCGGCTTCTCACCCAACAAGCGATGGGCAAACGCGGTGCGATAGACCAACCCGCCGACCGCTACCGGATCCAGCGTCCAGGGGGTTTGTGCCACGTTGGCAGCTTCCACCGCGGCTAACATGGATTCAGCGCGTGATGCATTGAGGGTGCCAACGTTGATCAGCACCGCATCCGCCAGTCGGCTGAATTGCGCCGCTTCGGTCGGTTCCACCACCATCGCCGGCGAAGCGCCGAGCGCCAACAGGACGTTAGCCGTCAGT encodes the following:
- the thiM gene encoding hydroxyethylthiazole kinase, with product MLARPDVFPGARAAACLTQFKRQSPLIHCLTNEVVQELTANVLLALGASPAMVVEPTEAAQFSRLADAVLINVGTLNASRAESMLAAVEAANVAQTPWTLDPVAVGGLVYRTAFAHRLLGEKPAAIRGNASEIMALSGLQANGRGVDSADDSLAALPAARELARNSGAVVAVTGVVDYITDGQRDWAVTGGDVLMTRVVGTGCALSAVVAAFCSLPGDRLDNVATACRVMSLCGERATRRAAGPGSFTPAFLDALYQLRPEELQ